One stretch of Methyloversatilis sp. RAC08 DNA includes these proteins:
- a CDS encoding response regulator has translation MNSFADASRPTRVVIVDDHLMLRRGIAQILGENPAIAVVGEAAGGPDLMRLLRTDGADVVLLDIALNDRDGFDVLKQLRGEFPQVAVLMLSTYPESQFGVRALKSGASGYLNKGCSTEQLFDAIARVARGGLFVTPELAERLAFGVRSDTPASPLDSLSNREMQVLKLLASGHSVGDIARELSLSANTISTYRARLFEKLDIKNPVELVSFAARHQLVTL, from the coding sequence ATGAATTCGTTCGCGGACGCCAGCCGGCCCACGCGCGTCGTCATCGTCGACGATCACCTGATGCTGCGCCGGGGAATTGCGCAGATCCTCGGCGAGAACCCGGCCATCGCAGTGGTCGGCGAGGCAGCGGGCGGCCCGGATCTGATGCGTCTGTTGCGCACCGACGGCGCCGACGTGGTGCTGCTCGACATCGCGCTGAACGACCGCGACGGCTTCGATGTGCTGAAACAGCTGCGCGGCGAATTTCCGCAGGTTGCAGTGCTGATGCTGTCCACCTACCCCGAATCGCAGTTCGGCGTGCGCGCGCTCAAGAGCGGCGCGTCGGGCTACCTGAACAAGGGCTGTTCGACCGAACAGCTGTTCGACGCCATCGCCCGCGTCGCGCGCGGCGGCCTGTTCGTGACCCCCGAACTGGCCGAGCGGCTGGCTTTCGGCGTGCGCAGCGACACCCCCGCCAGTCCGCTCGACAGCCTGTCGAACCGCGAAATGCAGGTGCTCAAGCTGCTCGCCAGCGGCCACAGCGTGGGCGACATCGCGCGCGAGCTTTCGCTGTCGGCCAACACCATCAGCACCTATCGGGCACGCTTGTTCGAAAAACTCGACATCAAGAACCCGGTCGAACTTGTGAGCTTCGCCGCCCGCCATCAACTGGTGACGCTGTGA
- a CDS encoding sensor histidine kinase yields the protein MFANLHHLSHHAAWRHQLEMLLESAGEGIYGIDQRGRCIFINRAGAELIGFDADEVLGRNMHYLIHHAHSDGRCYEVEDCPIFRAFQEGRGVRVESEVLWRRDGSAFPAEYTSYPIRDAGQIVGAVVTFADISERKQAEAVLRANQAELERRVSERTAALSQANAKLQQSHGALQRLSAHLQQVREDERAHIAREIHDELGASLTALQFDLNWLRAKVACDDTLERKFDDMVGVTQQALGAVRRILTDLRPGVLDHLGLWAAIEWQLQEMQARSGVRCTLNVHDTGPERRLGRSAEVAVYRIVQEVLTNIARHAGATEVQVDVTGAASHIELRIRDNGRGMQVPAQPTSFGLLGMYERTRVLGGELQIDSAPGAGTMVTLRVPDSTR from the coding sequence GTGTTTGCCAACCTCCACCATCTATCGCATCACGCTGCCTGGCGACACCAGCTCGAAATGCTGCTGGAGTCGGCCGGCGAAGGCATCTACGGCATCGACCAGCGCGGCCGCTGCATATTCATCAATCGCGCCGGGGCCGAACTGATCGGCTTCGATGCCGACGAAGTGCTCGGCCGCAACATGCACTATCTGATCCACCACGCGCATTCCGACGGCCGCTGTTACGAAGTCGAGGACTGCCCGATCTTCCGCGCCTTCCAGGAAGGGCGGGGCGTGCGGGTCGAATCCGAAGTGCTGTGGCGGCGCGACGGCAGCGCCTTTCCGGCCGAGTACACGTCCTACCCGATCCGCGACGCCGGCCAGATCGTCGGCGCCGTGGTCACCTTCGCCGACATCAGCGAGCGCAAGCAGGCCGAGGCGGTGCTGCGCGCCAATCAGGCTGAACTGGAACGGCGCGTGTCGGAACGCACCGCGGCGCTGTCGCAGGCCAACGCGAAGCTGCAGCAGTCGCACGGCGCGCTGCAGCGGCTGTCGGCCCACCTGCAGCAGGTGCGCGAGGACGAGCGCGCCCACATCGCACGCGAAATCCACGACGAGCTGGGCGCGTCGCTGACCGCGCTGCAGTTCGACCTGAACTGGCTGCGCGCCAAGGTGGCGTGCGACGACACGCTCGAGCGCAAGTTCGACGACATGGTGGGCGTCACGCAGCAGGCGCTGGGCGCGGTGCGGCGCATCCTGACCGACCTGCGGCCTGGCGTGCTCGACCACCTCGGTCTGTGGGCGGCGATCGAGTGGCAGTTGCAGGAAATGCAGGCGCGCAGCGGCGTGCGCTGCACGCTGAACGTTCATGACACCGGCCCGGAGCGCCGGCTCGGGCGCAGCGCGGAAGTGGCGGTGTATCGAATCGTGCAGGAAGTGCTGACCAATATCGCACGCCATGCCGGCGCCACCGAAGTGCAGGTGGATGTGACCGGCGCGGCCAGCCACATCGAACTGCGCATCCGCGACAACGGTCGCGGCATGCAGGTGCCGGCACAGCCCACCTCCTTCGGCCTGCTCGGCATGTATGAACGCACCCGCGTGCTGGGTGGCGAATTGCAGATCGACAGCGCGCCGGGCGCCGGCACGATGGTCACGCTGCGCGTACCGGATTCGACCCGATGA
- a CDS encoding ATP-binding protein, which produces MKLLPRSLHGKILLGYIVLGGLFVLLVFAALEQVRDLLSHVDDEYKVTRMHDVVREARRLEKNYLLFRKPSELKAAVSKAEEALALIERDRPLMQRAAPGFALDELEQSLSDWRDLLDDRLQRRIKPTDPISPLEERMEAVGKQVFDSSERLSDQAREAMRSALTGQESRLYVIMFAAIVLVLGIGQLVTRRVVVPLREVESDLARVGTGNLARLTPRDHDDEIAALVDAFNRALGDLEERQLAVLRTARLASLGTMLSGVAHELNNPLSNISLNAQLLLEEPERGDSTPLNAFVEQIDDQVQRAQRIVRTLLAFARDSHFALVRQPLRPLVEETIALLRAEQPDAGDAVTLHIDPALEIHADGQRIQQALLNLIRNALEACDETATTPHIVVSGTQRDGGTAIDVSDNGPGIAQGDLQRVFDPFFTTKPVGKGSGLGLFVVHEIAAEHGGRVSIAREPDGGACVTVWIPAEETS; this is translated from the coding sequence ATGAAACTGTTGCCCCGATCGCTGCACGGCAAGATCCTGCTCGGCTACATCGTGCTCGGCGGCCTGTTCGTGCTGCTCGTGTTCGCCGCACTTGAACAGGTGCGCGACCTGCTGTCGCATGTCGACGACGAATACAAGGTCACGCGCATGCACGACGTGGTGCGCGAGGCGCGTCGGCTGGAGAAGAACTACCTGTTGTTCCGCAAGCCGTCGGAACTGAAGGCGGCGGTCAGCAAGGCGGAAGAGGCGCTGGCGCTGATCGAGCGCGACCGCCCGCTGATGCAGCGTGCCGCACCCGGGTTCGCGCTGGACGAACTCGAGCAGTCGCTGTCCGACTGGCGCGACCTGCTCGATGACCGCCTGCAGCGCCGCATCAAGCCGACCGACCCGATCTCGCCGCTGGAAGAGCGCATGGAGGCCGTCGGCAAACAGGTGTTCGACAGCAGCGAGCGCCTGTCCGACCAGGCGCGCGAAGCGATGCGCAGCGCGCTCACCGGCCAGGAATCGCGGCTGTACGTGATCATGTTCGCCGCCATCGTGCTGGTGCTGGGCATCGGCCAGCTGGTGACACGGCGCGTCGTGGTGCCGCTGCGCGAGGTCGAAAGCGATCTGGCGCGCGTCGGTACCGGCAATCTGGCGCGCCTCACGCCACGTGATCACGACGACGAGATCGCGGCGCTGGTCGACGCCTTCAACCGCGCGCTCGGCGACCTCGAAGAACGCCAGCTGGCCGTGCTGCGCACCGCACGGCTGGCCTCGCTGGGCACCATGCTGTCCGGTGTGGCACACGAACTGAACAACCCGCTGTCCAATATTTCGCTCAACGCCCAGCTGCTGCTCGAGGAGCCCGAGCGCGGCGACTCGACGCCGCTCAATGCCTTCGTCGAACAGATCGATGATCAGGTGCAGCGCGCCCAGCGCATCGTGCGCACGCTGCTCGCCTTCGCGCGCGACAGCCACTTTGCGCTGGTGCGCCAGCCGCTGCGGCCTCTGGTCGAAGAAACCATCGCACTGCTGCGCGCCGAACAGCCGGATGCCGGTGACGCCGTCACGCTGCACATTGACCCGGCGCTGGAAATCCACGCCGACGGTCAGCGCATCCAGCAGGCGCTTCTGAACCTGATCCGCAATGCACTCGAAGCCTGTGACGAAACCGCAACCACGCCGCACATCGTGGTCAGCGGCACGCAGCGCGACGGCGGCACGGCGATCGACGTGAGCGACAACGGGCCCGGCATTGCACAAGGCGATCTGCAGCGTGTGTTCGACCCTTTCTTCACGACCAAACCGGTCGGCAAGGGCTCCGGACTCGGGCTGTTCGTGGTGCATGAAATCGCGGCCGAACACGGCGGCCGCGTCAGCATCGCGCGCGAACCGGACGGCGGCGCCTGCGTCACGGTCTGGATACCTGCGGAGGAAACATCATGA
- a CDS encoding sigma-54-dependent transcriptional regulator: MSGARVLLVDDEAVAREGLATALRRDGFDVTTADNGDSALALLRTRDFEVMLTDVRMPGMDGLDLLRRAREAWPDMEVLVVTGFATTESAVEAMRTGAFYYISKPFRLGEVRKLVREAADKAQLRAENHRLRQLVEQAAEERIITRDGGMRAILDIARGVAPTDCNVLIVGETGTGKELLARHLHAHSRRAGGPFVAVNCGALTEDLLANELFGHEKGAYTGAQQSRGGLVEAAQGGTLFLDEVTEMSAAMQVKLLRLLQEREYMRVGGTEPVRADVRFLAATNREPRSAVDAGTFRQDIYFRLNVVTLQLPPLRARREDIPLLAQQFLRRAALAMGKPVTAIAPSAMQKLCAYDYPGNVRELENLIERGVALAGGSMLGEADLPAGFAASAVHRDAGARVGGEIRTLECVERSHILDVLAEVGGNRAMAARLLGIDRVSLWRKLRRYEELGLIEAGDTDGALRVRDAPA, from the coding sequence ATGAGTGGAGCACGCGTACTGCTGGTCGATGACGAGGCGGTCGCCCGCGAGGGCCTGGCCACCGCACTGCGGCGCGACGGCTTCGACGTCACGACGGCCGACAACGGCGACAGTGCGCTGGCGCTGCTGCGCACGCGCGATTTCGAGGTGATGCTGACCGACGTGCGCATGCCCGGCATGGACGGCCTCGATCTGCTGCGCCGCGCGCGCGAAGCCTGGCCCGACATGGAGGTGCTCGTGGTGACCGGCTTCGCGACCACCGAATCGGCGGTCGAGGCGATGCGCACCGGGGCCTTCTATTACATCTCCAAGCCCTTCCGGCTGGGCGAGGTCCGCAAGCTGGTGCGCGAAGCCGCCGACAAGGCGCAGCTGCGCGCCGAAAATCACCGCCTGCGCCAGCTGGTCGAGCAGGCGGCGGAAGAACGCATCATCACGCGCGACGGCGGCATGCGCGCCATTCTCGACATCGCACGCGGCGTGGCGCCGACCGACTGCAACGTTCTCATCGTCGGCGAAACAGGCACCGGCAAGGAGTTGCTGGCGCGCCACCTGCACGCGCACAGCCGACGCGCCGGCGGGCCGTTCGTGGCGGTCAATTGCGGCGCGCTGACCGAAGACCTGCTGGCCAACGAACTGTTCGGCCACGAAAAGGGCGCCTACACCGGTGCCCAGCAATCGCGCGGCGGCCTGGTCGAGGCGGCGCAGGGCGGCACGCTGTTTCTCGATGAAGTGACCGAAATGTCGGCGGCGATGCAGGTCAAGCTGCTGCGCCTGCTGCAGGAGCGCGAGTACATGCGGGTTGGCGGCACCGAGCCGGTGCGCGCCGACGTGCGCTTTCTCGCGGCCACCAATCGCGAACCGCGCAGCGCGGTCGATGCCGGCACGTTCCGGCAGGACATCTATTTCCGGCTCAATGTGGTCACGCTGCAGTTGCCGCCGCTGCGCGCGCGGCGCGAAGACATCCCGCTGCTGGCGCAGCAGTTCCTGCGCCGCGCCGCACTGGCGATGGGCAAGCCGGTCACGGCCATTGCGCCGTCGGCGATGCAGAAACTGTGTGCCTACGACTACCCCGGCAATGTGCGCGAACTGGAAAACCTGATCGAGCGCGGCGTGGCGCTGGCCGGCGGCAGCATGCTGGGCGAAGCCGATCTGCCGGCCGGATTTGCCGCGTCGGCGGTTCATCGCGACGCGGGCGCCCGCGTGGGCGGCGAAATCCGCACACTGGAATGCGTCGAGCGCTCGCACATTCTCGACGTGCTGGCCGAAGTCGGTGGAAATCGCGCGATGGCGGCACGCCTGCTCGGCATCGACCGCGTGTCGTTGTGGCGCAAGCTGCGTCGCTACGAAGAACTTGGGCTGATCGAAGCCGGCGACACCGACGGCGCACTGCGGGTGCGCGACGCGCCAGCCTGA